Proteins found in one Pyrus communis chromosome 15, drPyrComm1.1, whole genome shotgun sequence genomic segment:
- the LOC137717171 gene encoding uncharacterized protein, whose translation MSRLKNDCLSFTVSLQEGFRYVKACFVGQAKKLTARNEQEATEAELQTAKMQVEAADAAEDTKKQTP comes from the exons ATGTCTCGCCTGAAGAACGACTGCTTGTCTTTCACTGTTTCATTGCAAGAGGGTTTTCGTTATGTTAAGGCATGCTTCGTTGGTCAG GCTAAGAAGTTGACAGCAAGGAATGAGCAGGAAGCAACAGAAGCAGAGCTTCAGACAGCCAAAATGCAAGTTGAAGCTGCTGATGCCGCTGAGGATACCAAAAAACAGACTCCATAA